In Rhodovulum sulfidophilum DSM 1374, the following are encoded in one genomic region:
- a CDS encoding TRAP transporter large permease, producing the protein MTDPEVALIQLGLFIVFVFLGFPIAFTLMAMGLGFGYFAYFDAGRMWRAFDRLDETAGMWTRITSWVEGLFNNRIFDLFVNQTYTVMSNEVLTAVPLFLFMGYVVERANIVDRLFSTLNIASKKIPGSMGVAALITCALFATATGIVGAVVTLMGLLALPAMLRARYDPAFASGIICAGGTLGILIPPSIMLIVYAAATNVSIVRLYAGALLPGLTLVGLYLVYVVGRSILQPSAAPRPRADEIPDMPFGRLLWQIATSFLPLAVLIASVLGSILFGLATPTEAASVGALGGLALAVIYRALNWQRLRESVYLTVRTTAMVCWLFVGSYTFSAVFSYLGGEQLIGQFVEGLNLTPMQFLILAQIIIFLLGWPLEWSEIIIIFVPIFLPLLAYFQIDPLFFGILVALNLQTSFLTPPMAMSAYYLKGIAPPEVRLTQIFRGVMPFLVCVLISMVLMYVFPQIVYFLPELVYG; encoded by the coding sequence ATGACCGACCCGGAGGTCGCCCTGATCCAGCTCGGGCTGTTCATCGTCTTCGTGTTCCTGGGGTTTCCCATCGCCTTCACCCTGATGGCGATGGGGCTGGGCTTCGGCTATTTCGCCTATTTCGACGCCGGCCGGATGTGGCGCGCCTTCGACCGGCTGGACGAGACCGCCGGGATGTGGACCCGGATCACGAGCTGGGTCGAGGGCCTCTTCAACAACCGCATCTTCGATCTCTTCGTGAACCAGACCTATACGGTGATGTCGAACGAGGTGCTGACGGCGGTGCCGCTGTTCCTGTTCATGGGCTATGTGGTCGAGCGCGCCAATATCGTCGACCGGCTGTTTTCCACCCTCAACATCGCCTCGAAGAAGATCCCGGGCTCGATGGGGGTGGCGGCGCTGATCACCTGCGCGCTGTTTGCCACCGCGACCGGCATCGTCGGCGCGGTGGTCACGCTGATGGGGCTGTTGGCGCTGCCCGCGATGCTGCGCGCGCGCTACGATCCGGCCTTTGCCAGCGGCATCATCTGCGCGGGCGGCACGCTGGGCATCCTGATCCCGCCCTCGATCATGCTGATCGTCTATGCCGCGGCCACCAATGTCTCGATCGTGCGGCTTTACGCAGGCGCGCTTCTGCCCGGGCTGACGCTGGTCGGGCTGTATCTCGTCTATGTGGTGGGCCGGTCCATCCTGCAGCCCTCGGCCGCACCGCGCCCGAGGGCGGACGAGATCCCCGACATGCCCTTCGGGCGTCTTCTGTGGCAGATCGCGACCTCCTTCCTGCCGCTCGCGGTGCTGATCGCGTCGGTGCTGGGCTCGATCCTGTTCGGGCTGGCGACACCGACCGAGGCCGCCTCGGTCGGCGCGCTGGGCGGGCTGGCGCTGGCCGTCATCTACCGCGCGCTCAACTGGCAGCGGCTGCGCGAAAGCGTCTATCTGACGGTCCGGACCACGGCGATGGTGTGCTGGCTTTTCGTCGGCTCCTACACCTTCTCGGCGGTGTTCTCCTATCTGGGCGGCGAGCAGCTGATCGGCCAGTTCGTCGAAGGCCTGAACCTGACGCCGATGCAGTTCCTGATCCTCGCGCAGATCATCATCTTCCTTCTGGGCTGGCCGCTCGAATGGTCCGAGATCATCATCATCTTCGTGCCGATCTTCCTGCCGCTGCTGGCATATTTCCAGATCGACCCGCTGTTCTTCGGCATCCTCGTCGCGCTGAACCTTCAGACCAGCTTCCTGACCCCGCCAATGGCGATGTCGGCCTATTACCTCAAGGGCATCGCGCCGCCCGAGGTCAGGCTGACCCAGATCTTCCGGGGCGTGATGCCGTTTCTCGTCTGCGTGCTGATCTCGATGGTCTTGATGTACGTCTTCCCGCAGATCGTCTATTTTCTGCCCGAACTGGTTTACGGATGA
- a CDS encoding amidase produces the protein MKDLETALDLGAVELRDRLAGGALSALDLVEACLARIAAREPEIGAWAWIDPDYAREQARRLDAHRASGRTLGPLHGLPVGLKDMIDTARIPTGNGCALDAGRVPARDAFVVERLRAAGALILGKTVTTELAFLHPGKTRNPHNPAHTPGGSSSGSASAVADAMVPLALGTQTGGSVIRPAAFCGVTGFKPSFGAIPRRGVLMQSHSLDTVGVFAADPLGAALVAETLFGFDETDPASRLAPPPRLLDTARGTPPLPPVFAFVRPPGWDRADPDTHAAFAELTAALGDQVFALDLPPAFEEAAPQRARINMAEMARHYYRYDRDGRDLLGAETRDAIDEGANMPARDYLAALDWPRVLNAALDEIFTRCDAILCPAAPGPAPEGLGTTGDPIFNGLWTLCGTPAVTVPILTAGNGLPMGVQLVGPRGGDARLLRSAQWLYDWAAGA, from the coding sequence ATGAAGGATCTCGAAACGGCACTGGATCTGGGGGCGGTCGAGCTGCGCGACCGGCTGGCAGGCGGCGCGCTTTCGGCGCTCGATCTGGTCGAGGCCTGCCTGGCCCGGATCGCCGCGCGCGAGCCCGAGATCGGCGCCTGGGCCTGGATCGACCCCGATTACGCCCGCGAGCAGGCCCGGCGGCTCGATGCCCATCGCGCCTCGGGCCGGACGCTGGGGCCGCTTCACGGCCTGCCGGTGGGGCTGAAGGACATGATCGACACCGCCCGCATCCCGACCGGGAACGGCTGCGCGCTGGATGCCGGCCGGGTGCCCGCGCGCGACGCCTTCGTGGTCGAGAGGCTGCGGGCGGCGGGGGCGCTCATCCTCGGCAAGACGGTGACGACCGAGCTGGCCTTCCTGCATCCCGGCAAGACCCGGAACCCGCATAACCCCGCGCATACACCGGGCGGCTCGTCCAGCGGCTCGGCCTCGGCGGTGGCCGATGCGATGGTGCCGCTGGCGCTTGGCACCCAGACCGGCGGCTCGGTCATCCGTCCCGCGGCCTTCTGCGGCGTGACCGGTTTCAAGCCCAGCTTCGGTGCGATCCCGCGGCGCGGCGTACTGATGCAGTCGCACAGTCTCGATACTGTGGGGGTCTTCGCCGCCGATCCGCTGGGCGCGGCACTGGTGGCCGAGACCCTGTTCGGCTTCGACGAGACCGACCCCGCCAGCCGCCTCGCCCCGCCGCCGCGGCTGCTCGACACCGCCCGCGGCACGCCGCCGCTGCCGCCGGTCTTCGCCTTCGTCAGGCCCCCGGGCTGGGATCGGGCCGATCCCGACACCCATGCCGCCTTCGCCGAGCTGACCGCCGCCCTTGGCGATCAGGTCTTCGCCCTCGATCTGCCCCCGGCCTTCGAGGAGGCCGCCCCCCAGCGTGCCCGGATCAACATGGCCGAGATGGCGCGCCATTATTACCGCTATGACCGCGACGGGCGCGATCTGCTTGGCGCCGAGACCCGCGATGCCATCGACGAGGGCGCAAACATGCCCGCCCGCGACTATCTGGCCGCGCTGGACTGGCCCAGGGTGCTGAACGCCGCGCTGGACGAGATCTTCACCCGGTGCGACGCGATCCTCTGCCCCGCGGCGCCGGGACCGGCCCCCGAGGGCCTCGGCACGACCGGCGATCCGATCTTCAACGGGCTCTGGACGCTTTGCGGCACGCCCGCGGTGACGGTGCCGATCCTGACCGCCGGGAACGGCCTGCCGATGGGGGTGCAGCTGGTCGGCCCGCGCGGCGGCGACGCCCGACTGCTGCGCAGCGCGCAATGGCTTTACGACTGGGCTGCGGGGGCCTGA
- a CDS encoding PQQ-dependent sugar dehydrogenase, whose amino-acid sequence MKTTLIGAAIWVALALPAVAQSTDVPDNLEKLGNFRTTGTTDFTYVEQDGPYAEGIRKTLERITLPPGFRIGLYAVVPDARHMAVGPQGIATFVGTRKDKVWAVTDRNKDRIADEVKDFAPSLTFAIPNGPCFSKDGFLYIAEQNRVLLFPAAEFFYESPDVAAFSLVPQGELIPPGEESYNHTARVCRIGPDGRIYISLGQPFNVTPRDKLELYREIGIGGIIRMKTDGTGREVYTTGIRNSVGHDFDPATGDLWFTDNQVDGMGDDIPPGEINHQTEMGQHFGYPWYGGGDVRTDDYADEEIPLEVVMPAVETVAHAADLGMTFYTGGMFPEEYRGAIFSAQHGSWNRTEPIGARVMVTRIAEDGSASTEPFAEGWIDANGEYLGRPVDVAQLRDGSLLVSDDMAGALYRIWYDGM is encoded by the coding sequence ATGAAGACCACCTTGATCGGCGCGGCCATCTGGGTCGCGCTTGCCCTGCCCGCCGTCGCGCAATCGACGGATGTGCCCGACAATCTGGAAAAGCTCGGGAATTTCCGGACCACCGGCACCACCGACTTCACCTATGTCGAGCAGGACGGCCCCTATGCCGAGGGCATCCGCAAGACGCTGGAACGCATCACGCTGCCGCCGGGCTTCAGGATCGGGCTTTACGCGGTGGTGCCCGATGCGCGGCACATGGCGGTCGGCCCGCAGGGCATCGCCACCTTCGTCGGCACCCGCAAGGACAAGGTCTGGGCCGTGACCGACCGCAACAAGGACCGCATCGCCGACGAGGTGAAGGATTTCGCGCCCTCGCTGACATTCGCGATCCCGAACGGGCCCTGCTTCTCGAAGGACGGCTTCCTTTATATCGCCGAGCAGAACCGCGTGCTGCTGTTTCCGGCCGCCGAGTTCTTCTATGAAAGCCCCGATGTGGCGGCCTTCAGCCTCGTGCCGCAGGGCGAGCTGATCCCGCCCGGGGAGGAAAGCTACAACCACACCGCGCGGGTCTGCCGGATCGGCCCGGATGGCAGGATCTACATCTCGCTCGGCCAGCCCTTCAACGTGACGCCAAGGGACAAGCTGGAGCTGTACCGCGAGATCGGCATCGGCGGCATCATCCGGATGAAGACCGACGGCACCGGGCGCGAGGTCTATACCACCGGCATCCGCAACTCGGTCGGGCATGATTTCGACCCGGCGACGGGCGATCTGTGGTTCACCGACAACCAGGTCGACGGCATGGGCGACGACATCCCGCCGGGCGAGATCAACCACCAGACCGAGATGGGCCAGCATTTCGGCTATCCCTGGTATGGCGGCGGCGATGTGCGCACCGATGACTATGCGGACGAGGAGATCCCCCTCGAGGTGGTGATGCCCGCGGTCGAGACCGTCGCCCATGCCGCCGATCTGGGCATGACCTTCTATACCGGCGGCATGTTTCCCGAAGAGTATCGCGGCGCGATCTTCTCGGCCCAGCACGGGTCCTGGAACCGAACCGAACCGATCGGCGCGCGGGTGATGGTCACGCGCATCGCCGAGGATGGCAGCGCCAGCACCGAGCCCTTCGCCGAAGGCTGGATCGACGCCAATGGCGAATATCTGGGCCGTCCGGTCGATGTGGCCCAGCTTCGCGACGGCTCGCTCCTGGTCTCGGATGACATGGCGGGCGCGCTCTACCGGATCTGGTATGACGGGATGTGA
- a CDS encoding cytochrome b yields the protein MSDTKASPPATEGGARAAPETYSFRQKLAHWGVVVLVAAQFLVFDAIGRDFGRGMKTGDWVYSPTATGHILFGLAILALMVWRLKLRRDEGVPALPAAEPGWAATLARLTHAAFYLLLLAMPVVGAVAWFLQSGNAAEMHEAAANLLIALIAIHVAAVALHKFRWRSNILSRMM from the coding sequence ATGTCCGATACCAAAGCCAGCCCTCCCGCAACCGAAGGCGGCGCCCGCGCAGCCCCCGAGACCTATTCCTTCCGACAGAAACTCGCCCATTGGGGCGTGGTCGTCCTGGTCGCCGCCCAGTTTCTCGTCTTCGACGCCATCGGCCGCGATTTCGGCCGCGGCATGAAAACCGGCGACTGGGTCTATTCGCCCACCGCCACCGGCCACATCCTGTTCGGCCTCGCGATCCTCGCCCTGATGGTCTGGCGGCTCAAGCTGCGCCGCGACGAGGGGGTCCCCGCCCTTCCGGCCGCCGAACCCGGCTGGGCTGCGACGCTGGCGCGCCTGACGCATGCCGCCTTCTACCTGTTGCTGCTGGCAATGCCGGTGGTCGGCGCGGTGGCCTGGTTCCTGCAGTCGGGCAACGCCGCCGAGATGCACGAGGCCGCGGCCAACCTGCTGATTGCGCTGATCGCGATCCATGTCGCGGCGGTCGCCCTGCACAAGTTCCGGTGGAGAAGCAACATCCTGAGCCGGATGATGTAA
- a CDS encoding propanediol utilization protein yields MAGHFGEFLQGRLGVDGPLALVTVPCPALELRAVRYPGRMPGLWQGKRPVLSRAQFMTLAARLGTRPGRMRLHAGMPPGGGAGASTAALLAAIRCLARHALSAEEEAALCLALEGATDPLMHPAPGRLLWAPRAARVLDRLPPEPAFEVVGGFCGKGQRTDPADTAFADISDLVEAWRSPPDPAGRARLATESARRCHALRGGPDPAPLLELGRNLGALGLVAAHTGAAQGLLFAPGTAPAGTEAALRAAGLGQVLRFRTGGGGR; encoded by the coding sequence GTGGCCGGGCATTTCGGCGAATTCCTGCAGGGGCGGCTCGGGGTCGACGGGCCGCTTGCCCTGGTGACCGTGCCCTGCCCGGCGCTGGAACTGCGCGCGGTCCGGTATCCCGGGCGCATGCCGGGGCTCTGGCAGGGCAAGCGCCCGGTCCTGAGCCGCGCGCAATTCATGACGCTTGCCGCCCGTCTCGGGACCCGGCCGGGGCGGATGCGCCTTCACGCGGGCATGCCGCCCGGCGGCGGGGCCGGAGCCTCGACCGCGGCGCTGCTGGCGGCGATCCGCTGTCTCGCCCGGCATGCGCTTTCGGCCGAGGAGGAAGCCGCGCTCTGCCTCGCGCTGGAAGGCGCGACCGATCCGCTGATGCATCCCGCGCCCGGCCGCCTGCTTTGGGCGCCGCGCGCGGCACGGGTGTTGGACAGACTGCCGCCGGAGCCCGCTTTCGAGGTGGTGGGCGGGTTCTGCGGCAAGGGGCAGCGGACCGATCCGGCCGATACCGCTTTCGCCGACATCTCGGATCTGGTCGAGGCCTGGCGGAGCCCGCCCGATCCGGCCGGGCGGGCGCGGCTTGCCACCGAAAGCGCCCGCCGCTGCCACGCCCTGCGCGGCGGTCCCGACCCCGCTCCGCTGCTTGAACTGGGCCGTAACCTCGGCGCGCTGGGGCTAGTGGCCGCCCATACCGGTGCCGCGCAGGGGCTGCTTTTCGCACCGGGAACGGCCCCGGCCGGGACCGAGGCGGCGCTGCGTGCGGCAGGTCTCGGGCAGGTGCTGCGGTTCCGCACCGGCGGAGGCGGGCGATGA
- the cbiB gene encoding adenosylcobinamide-phosphate synthase CbiB, with product MSAAAMLVALAIEGGAGWPDRLHARIGHPVTWIGALIAALEARLNRPGDAPATRRRLGALAVAVTLAAAVLPAWALVSILPGGWVGTVLTGILAAPLVASRSLFDHVARVAKPLAAGDLAGAREAVSMIVGRDPARLDQAGLARAALESLAENASDGIVAPVFWGVLLGLPGIAGYKAVNTLDSMIGHRNDRYEDFGRVAARLDDLVNLLPARLTGALFCLVAGHPARAARTMMRDAGAHRSPNAGWPEAAMAGGLGLRLSGPRIYGDRVSDEPWLNAGAPDPAPGDLWRGLWLYVRAMAGLALGLAALVWIFGG from the coding sequence ATGAGCGCGGCGGCGATGCTGGTGGCGCTGGCCATCGAGGGGGGGGCCGGCTGGCCCGACCGGCTTCATGCCCGGATTGGCCATCCCGTGACCTGGATCGGGGCGCTGATCGCGGCACTCGAGGCGCGGCTGAACCGCCCCGGCGACGCGCCCGCGACCCGCAGGCGGCTGGGCGCCCTTGCGGTCGCGGTGACGCTGGCGGCGGCGGTCCTGCCGGCCTGGGCGCTGGTGTCGATCCTGCCCGGCGGCTGGGTGGGCACGGTGCTGACCGGGATCCTGGCCGCGCCGCTGGTGGCCTCGCGCAGCCTTTTCGACCATGTGGCCCGGGTCGCGAAGCCGCTGGCGGCGGGCGATCTTGCGGGCGCGCGCGAGGCGGTTTCGATGATCGTCGGCCGCGATCCGGCGCGGCTTGACCAGGCCGGGCTGGCCCGAGCGGCGCTTGAGAGCCTGGCCGAGAACGCCTCGGACGGGATCGTGGCGCCGGTCTTCTGGGGCGTCCTGCTGGGGCTGCCGGGGATCGCGGGCTACAAGGCGGTGAACACGCTCGACAGCATGATCGGGCATCGCAACGATCGCTACGAGGATTTCGGCCGGGTCGCGGCGCGGCTGGACGATCTGGTCAATCTGCTGCCCGCGCGGCTGACCGGTGCTCTGTTCTGCCTCGTGGCCGGGCATCCGGCCCGGGCGGCGCGGACAATGATGCGGGATGCCGGGGCGCACCGTTCGCCCAATGCCGGCTGGCCCGAGGCGGCGATGGCGGGCGGGCTCGGCCTGCGGCTCTCGGGGCCGCGGATCTATGGCGATCGGGTCAGCGACGAACCCTGGCTGAACGCGGGCGCGCCCGACCCGGCGCCGGGCGATCTGTGGCGGGGGCTCTGGTTGTATGTCAGGGCGATGGCGGGGCTGGCACTGGGACTGGCGGCGCTGGTCTGGATCTTCGGAGGATAA
- the cobD gene encoding threonine-phosphate decarboxylase CobD — protein MADGQDRGRDHGGDLSGAMASFGGTADDWIDLSTGINRVPYPAPPASAAALCDLPGRAAIDRLSAAAQGAYGTDWPLLPLAGAQAAIQLLPVVAPEGAVRVLGPTYNEYAGAFEAVDRKVETVVAAEALAGAGLAVIVNPNNPDGRRLAPEALRAIAATVGVLVVDESFADPHPELSLLPGGCLENVLVLRSFGKFYGLAGLRLGFVLGPEALLGPLAGRAGPWAVSGPALEAGALALADAGWRADSRARLSAETARADALAEAAGWRPLGGTALFRLYETEDAAEAQARLARSWIWSRIFPYSAGWLRLGLPGSEAEWDRLEEAL, from the coding sequence ATGGCGGACGGACAAGATCGCGGGCGCGATCATGGGGGCGATCTTTCCGGAGCGATGGCCAGCTTCGGCGGCACAGCCGACGACTGGATCGATCTCTCGACCGGCATCAACCGGGTGCCCTATCCCGCGCCGCCCGCCTCGGCTGCGGCGCTTTGCGACCTGCCGGGCCGGGCCGCGATCGACCGGCTGAGCGCCGCGGCGCAAGGCGCCTATGGGACGGACTGGCCCTTGCTGCCGCTGGCAGGGGCGCAGGCGGCGATCCAGCTTCTGCCGGTCGTGGCACCCGAGGGCGCGGTGCGGGTGCTGGGGCCGACCTATAACGAATATGCAGGCGCTTTCGAGGCGGTGGACCGCAAGGTCGAGACCGTTGTCGCGGCCGAGGCGCTGGCGGGGGCGGGGCTGGCGGTGATCGTCAATCCGAACAATCCCGACGGGCGGCGCCTCGCGCCGGAGGCACTGCGTGCCATTGCCGCCACGGTGGGCGTGCTGGTCGTCGACGAGAGCTTTGCCGACCCGCATCCGGAGCTGTCTCTGCTGCCGGGCGGCTGCCTGGAAAACGTGCTGGTACTGCGTTCCTTCGGCAAGTTCTACGGTCTTGCGGGGCTCCGGCTCGGCTTTGTGCTGGGGCCGGAGGCGCTGCTCGGGCCGTTGGCGGGGCGGGCCGGGCCTTGGGCGGTCTCGGGACCGGCGCTCGAGGCGGGCGCGCTGGCGCTGGCCGATGCGGGCTGGCGGGCAGACAGCCGGGCGCGTCTGAGTGCCGAGACGGCCCGTGCCGACGCGCTGGCCGAAGCGGCGGGCTGGCGACCGCTGGGCGGAACGGCGCTGTTCCGGCTCTATGAGACGGAGGATGCGGCCGAGGCGCAGGCCCGGCTGGCCCGGTCCTGGATCTGGTCGCGGATCTTTCCCTATTCCGCGGGCTGGCTGCGCCTTGGGCTGCCGGGATCAGAAGCCGAATGGGACAGGCTCGAAGAGGCTCTCTAG
- the ggt gene encoding gamma-glutamyltransferase gives MREDTEMPNWPIALLLTAFASTAAAQEAADAVAPESATSAAEAFAGLSPEARAAWDNREAGRPTEARDWMLAAANPLAVEAGAEILAQGGSAADAMVAVQTVLGLVEPQSSGLGGGAFLLWYDAETGESTTLDGRETAPLAATPQLFQTPEGEPLAFYDAVVGGRSVGTPGTPMLMEEAHRRWGRIAWPDLFDAGIGLAEGGFQVSPRLAELVAGDEDRLRRHPATEAYFFPGGAPVSAGTELVNPAYADTLRQIARDGSRAFYTGAIAEDIVAAVRGAEDNPGLLSTVDLALYRVKERAPVCAPYRGHEICGMGPPSSGGLTVGQILGLLAPYDLAGLGPEAADSWRLIGDASRLAFADRGRYMADSDFVPVPAKGLLDPAYLAGRARLLEGDDALPETAPGKPGWDHARLWADDRSIEFPSTSHISIVDAQGNALSMTTTIENGFGSRLFVRGFLLNNELTDFSFRTHEDGRPIANRVEPGKRPRSSMAPTIVLTDGKPSLVIGSPGGSRIIGYVAQAIVAHLDWGMDVQQAVAMPHLLNRFGTYDLEAGTSAEDLAEPLAALGFEVGTRELNSGLHAISVGETLQGGADPRREGIALGR, from the coding sequence ATGAGGGAGGATACCGAGATGCCGAACTGGCCGATTGCCCTGCTGCTGACCGCTTTTGCCAGCACAGCCGCCGCACAGGAGGCGGCCGATGCCGTCGCCCCCGAATCGGCGACATCCGCGGCCGAGGCCTTTGCCGGTCTTTCGCCCGAGGCCCGCGCCGCCTGGGACAACCGTGAGGCGGGCCGCCCGACCGAGGCCCGGGACTGGATGCTCGCCGCTGCCAACCCCTTGGCGGTCGAAGCGGGCGCGGAGATCCTCGCCCAGGGCGGCAGCGCGGCCGATGCCATGGTCGCGGTGCAGACCGTGCTGGGTCTGGTCGAGCCGCAATCCTCGGGGCTTGGCGGCGGCGCCTTCCTGCTGTGGTACGACGCCGAAACCGGCGAGTCGACCACGCTTGACGGGCGCGAGACCGCGCCTCTGGCGGCGACACCGCAGCTGTTCCAGACGCCCGAGGGCGAGCCCCTGGCCTTTTACGATGCGGTCGTGGGCGGGCGCTCGGTCGGGACGCCCGGCACGCCGATGCTGATGGAAGAGGCGCATCGGCGCTGGGGCCGGATCGCCTGGCCCGACCTGTTCGACGCGGGCATCGGCCTGGCCGAGGGGGGCTTTCAGGTCTCGCCCCGGCTGGCAGAGCTGGTGGCCGGCGATGAGGACCGCCTGCGCCGCCACCCCGCGACCGAGGCCTATTTCTTCCCCGGCGGCGCCCCCGTCTCGGCGGGCACGGAGCTCGTCAACCCGGCCTATGCCGACACGCTGCGCCAGATCGCGCGCGACGGCAGCCGCGCCTTCTATACCGGCGCCATCGCCGAGGACATCGTCGCCGCCGTGCGCGGGGCCGAGGACAATCCGGGGCTTCTTTCGACCGTCGATCTGGCGCTTTACCGGGTGAAGGAACGCGCGCCGGTCTGTGCCCCCTATCGCGGGCACGAGATCTGCGGGATGGGGCCGCCTTCCTCGGGCGGGCTGACCGTGGGCCAGATCCTCGGCCTGCTGGCGCCCTACGATCTGGCGGGGCTCGGCCCCGAGGCGGCCGACAGCTGGCGGCTGATCGGCGATGCCTCACGGCTGGCCTTCGCCGATCGCGGCCGCTACATGGCCGATTCCGATTTCGTGCCGGTGCCCGCAAAAGGGCTTCTAGACCCCGCCTATCTGGCCGGGCGCGCCAGGCTTCTGGAAGGCGACGACGCGCTGCCCGAGACCGCCCCCGGCAAGCCCGGCTGGGATCATGCGAGGCTTTGGGCCGATGACCGCTCGATCGAGTTTCCCTCGACCTCGCATATCTCGATCGTCGACGCCCAGGGCAATGCGCTGTCGATGACCACGACCATCGAGAACGGCTTCGGCTCGCGGCTTTTCGTGCGCGGCTTTCTTCTGAACAATGAACTGACCGATTTCTCGTTCCGGACCCATGAGGACGGCCGGCCCATCGCCAACCGGGTCGAGCCCGGCAAGCGGCCGCGCTCGTCGATGGCGCCGACCATCGTTCTGACCGACGGCAAGCCCTCGCTGGTGATCGGCAGCCCGGGCGGCAGCCGGATCATCGGCTATGTCGCTCAGGCCATCGTGGCGCATCTGGACTGGGGAATGGACGTGCAGCAGGCCGTGGCGATGCCGCATCTTCTCAACCGCTTCGGCACCTACGATCTGGAAGCGGGCACATCGGCCGAGGACCTGGCCGAACCGCTGGCCGCGCTCGGCTTCGAGGTCGGGACGCGCGAGCTGAATTCGGGGCTGCACGCGATCTCGGTCGGGGAGACGCTGCAAGGCGGCGCCGACCCACGCCGCGAGGGCATCGCGCTGGGCCGCTGA
- a CDS encoding 2-isopropylmalate synthase translates to MSESSHQDRVLIFDTTLRDGEQSPGATMTHDEKLEIAAMLDEMGVDIIEAGFPIASEGDFEAVRDIAKLSKNAVICGLARAQLPDIDRAWEAVQHAARPRIHTFIGTSPLHRDITALTQDEMVERIEATVAHARNLCDDVQWSPMDATRTERDYLCRVVETAIRAGATTINIPDTVGYTAPRESAKLIEMLLERVPGADEIVFATHCHNDLGMATANALAAVEAGARQIECTINGLGERAGNTALEEVVMALKVRNDIMPFRTGIDTTKIMGLSRKVATVSGFPVQFNKAIVGKNAFAHESGIHQDGVLKNAETFEIMRPADIGLNATNLVMGKHSGRAALRSKMKELGFDLGDNQLKDVFVRFKALADRKKEVYDDDLLALMRDSDLDAEHDRIQVKFLRVICGTEAPQSADLILSVDGVEHRVTAQGDGPVDATFAAVKQLIEHDAHLELYQVHAVTGGTDAQATVSVRLSEDGKIATGQASDTDTVVASAKAYVNALNRLMVRREKTKPEGNLAAI, encoded by the coding sequence ATGAGCGAGAGTTCGCACCAGGACCGCGTCCTGATTTTCGATACCACCCTGCGCGACGGCGAACAAAGCCCCGGCGCCACCATGACCCATGACGAAAAGCTGGAAATCGCGGCGATGCTCGACGAGATGGGCGTCGACATCATCGAGGCGGGCTTTCCGATCGCCTCGGAAGGCGATTTCGAGGCGGTACGCGACATCGCGAAACTGTCGAAGAACGCGGTGATCTGCGGGCTGGCCCGCGCCCAGCTGCCCGATATCGACCGCGCCTGGGAGGCCGTCCAGCATGCGGCCCGGCCGCGCATCCACACCTTCATCGGCACATCGCCGCTGCATCGCGACATCACCGCGCTGACGCAGGACGAGATGGTCGAGCGGATCGAGGCGACCGTGGCCCATGCCCGCAACCTCTGCGACGACGTGCAATGGTCGCCGATGGACGCGACCCGGACCGAGCGCGATTACCTCTGCCGCGTGGTCGAGACCGCGATCAGGGCGGGCGCCACCACCATCAACATCCCCGACACGGTGGGCTATACCGCGCCCCGCGAAAGCGCGAAGCTGATCGAGATGCTGCTGGAACGCGTGCCCGGCGCCGACGAGATCGTCTTTGCCACGCACTGCCACAACGACCTGGGCATGGCGACGGCGAACGCGCTGGCGGCGGTCGAGGCGGGCGCCCGGCAGATCGAATGCACCATCAACGGGCTCGGCGAACGCGCGGGCAACACCGCGCTGGAAGAGGTGGTGATGGCGCTGAAGGTGCGCAACGACATCATGCCCTTCCGGACCGGGATCGACACGACCAAGATCATGGGGCTGAGCCGCAAGGTCGCCACCGTCTCGGGCTTTCCGGTGCAGTTCAACAAGGCCATCGTCGGCAAGAACGCCTTCGCGCATGAATCCGGCATCCACCAGGATGGCGTGCTGAAGAATGCCGAGACCTTCGAGATCATGCGCCCCGCCGATATCGGGCTGAACGCCACCAACCTGGTGATGGGCAAGCATTCGGGCCGCGCCGCGCTGCGCTCGAAGATGAAGGAGCTGGGCTTCGATCTGGGCGACAATCAGTTGAAGGACGTCTTCGTGCGGTTCAAGGCGCTCGCCGACCGCAAGAAGGAGGTCTATGACGACGACCTGCTGGCGCTGATGCGCGACAGCGATCTGGACGCCGAGCATGACCGCATCCAGGTCAAGTTCCTGCGGGTGATCTGCGGCACCGAGGCGCCGCAATCGGCCGACCTGATCCTCTCGGTCGACGGGGTCGAGCACCGGGTGACGGCGCAGGGCGACGGGCCGGTCGACGCCACCTTTGCCGCGGTCAAGCAGCTGATCGAACATGACGCGCATCTGGAGCTTTACCAGGTGCATGCCGTCACCGGCGGGACCGACGCCCAGGCCACGGTCAGCGTCCGGCTGTCCGAGGACGGCAAGATCGCGACCGGCCAGGCCTCGGACACCGACACCGTCGTGGCCAGCGCCAAGGCCTATGTGAACGCCCTGAATCGGCTGATGGTCCGGCGCGAGAAGACCAAGCCCGAAGGGAACCTGGCCGCGATCTGA